The Ornithodoros turicata isolate Travis chromosome 9, ASM3712646v1, whole genome shotgun sequence genome includes a region encoding these proteins:
- the LOC135368374 gene encoding putative phospholipase B-like 2 isoform X1, with protein sequence MAMRLDAMAKHEALICCIVLLVDCLAATATIEQDGSRVASIVLNPETNRLHVEEGMKRHDVVAFGRFKDQINETGWAFLEIETNKSYTDEIQAYAAGVLEANLTRDLIEKQWINMYAHYCDNQWEFCARLKTFLEHNLLYTGQQALKLGSTDPYWHQVHMQMKQLRGLSDEFENEELNFSNEYTNGTRVLFFNIEGDLLDLEQALGRKESAYDVRATTPCTALIKVLNDSRDIYFSHDAWFLYRSMLRIQKKYSIALHTTKHSSDVVPGHVVAMSSYPGKLVSLDDFYLTSTGLAVTETTIDNDNPALWEFLNPNASVLTWVRGAVANRLASTGHEWVSIFKRENSGTYNNQWSILDYKLFTPNQPIRDNTLWVLEQMPSVIEAADLSHVLRKQGYWPSYNVAYFKHIFNISGQPALVAKYGAYYSYAGAPRARIIRRDHGTVHDMDSMMRLMRYNDYKHDPVSACNCTPPYNPVYAMSSRYDLLDPEGTYDVPRMNRRAVGGIDMKLTNSSLFKSSEFIAISGPTHESVPAFQWSTSGFQEEHVGHPDLWTFGPVLHHWWTRA encoded by the exons ATGGCAATGCGGTTG GACGCCATGGCGAAGCATGAAGCGTTGATCTGCTGCATCGTACTCCTTGTCGACTGTCTTGCTGCTACTGCTACCATTGAGCAAGACGGCAGCCGTGTAGCGTCAATTGTTCTCAATCCTGAAACGAATCGCCTTCACGTTGAGGAAGGAATGAAGAGACACGACGTCGTAGCGTTTGGTCGCTTCAAAGACCAGATCAACGAGACCGG ATGGGCTTTTCTAGAAATAGAGACCAACAAATCATACACCGACGAGATACAGGCTTACGCTGCGGGAGTTCTGGAGGCTAATCTAACGAGAGATCTCATCGAGAAGCAATGGATCAACATGTACGCTCATTACTGCGACAATCAATGGGAGTTCTGCGCGAGGCTCAAGACATTCCTCGAACACAATCTCCTCTACACCGGTCAACAAGCACTCAAGCTCGGGTCGACTGATCCCTACTGGCATCAG GTCCATATGCAGATGAAACAACTGCGGGGTCTCAGTGACGAATTCGAGAACGAAGAACTAAATTTTTCGAACGAATACACGAACGGCACGAGAGTTCT ATTCTTCAACATTGAAGGCGACTTACTTGATTTAGAGCAAGCCCTAGGGAGAAAGGAAAGCGCTTACGACGTTCGCGCCACGACTCCTTGTACGGCTCTCATCAAAGTGCTCAATGACAGTCGAGACATCTACTTTTCACACGACGCATGGTTTCTCTACCGAAGTATGTTGAGGATACAGAAGAAATATTCTATCGCTCTGCATACTACGAAACATTCCA gcgaCGTAGTTCCTGGCCATGTAGTCGCCATGTCCTCTTACCCTGGAAAGCTGGTATCCTTGGATGACTTCTACTTAACGTCAACCGGCCTT GCAGTAACAGAGACGACGATCGACAACGACAACCCTGCGTTGTGGGAGTTTCTGAACCCCAACGCAAGCGTTCTGACATGGGTTCGCGGCGCAGTCGCCAACCGCTTGGCATCAACTGGACATGAATGGGTATCCATATTCAAGAGAGAGAACAGCGGAAC ATACAACAACCAATGGTCAATATTGGATTACAAACTATTCACGCCAAACCAGCCAATCCGGGACAACACCTTATGGGTCTTGGAGCAAATGCC GTCAGTCATCGAAGCCGCTGATCTCAGCCACGTCCTACGCAAGCAGGGGTACTGGCCGAGCTACAATGTAGC GTATTTTAAACATATATTCAACATTAGCGGACAGCCTGCCTTAGTCGCTAAGTACGGCGCTTACTACTCATACGCTGGAGCCCCACGAGCACGCATAATCCGAAGGGACCACGGCACTGTGCACGACATGGACAGCATGATGAGACTGATGAG gtacaATGACTACAAGCACGACCCTGTATCCGCCTGCAACTGCACGCCGCCATACAATCCCGTGTACGCCATGTCCTCCCGTTACGACCTTCTAGACCCCGAAGGAACGTACGACGTCCCTCGGATGAATCGAAGAGCTGTAGGAGGGATCGACATGAAG CTCACCAACTCCAGCTTGTTCAAATCCTCGGAATTCATCGCCATCAGTGGACCGACGCACGAATCCGTGCCCGCATTCCAATGGAGCACTAGCGGGTTCCAGGAAGAGCACGTGGGGCATCCAGACTTGTGGACTTTTGGCCCCGTGCTGCACCACTGGTGGACACGGGCATGA
- the LOC135368374 gene encoding putative phospholipase B-like 2 isoform X2 — MAKHEALICCIVLLVDCLAATATIEQDGSRVASIVLNPETNRLHVEEGMKRHDVVAFGRFKDQINETGWAFLEIETNKSYTDEIQAYAAGVLEANLTRDLIEKQWINMYAHYCDNQWEFCARLKTFLEHNLLYTGQQALKLGSTDPYWHQVHMQMKQLRGLSDEFENEELNFSNEYTNGTRVLFFNIEGDLLDLEQALGRKESAYDVRATTPCTALIKVLNDSRDIYFSHDAWFLYRSMLRIQKKYSIALHTTKHSSDVVPGHVVAMSSYPGKLVSLDDFYLTSTGLAVTETTIDNDNPALWEFLNPNASVLTWVRGAVANRLASTGHEWVSIFKRENSGTYNNQWSILDYKLFTPNQPIRDNTLWVLEQMPSVIEAADLSHVLRKQGYWPSYNVAYFKHIFNISGQPALVAKYGAYYSYAGAPRARIIRRDHGTVHDMDSMMRLMRYNDYKHDPVSACNCTPPYNPVYAMSSRYDLLDPEGTYDVPRMNRRAVGGIDMKLTNSSLFKSSEFIAISGPTHESVPAFQWSTSGFQEEHVGHPDLWTFGPVLHHWWTRA; from the exons ATGGCGAAGCATGAAGCGTTGATCTGCTGCATCGTACTCCTTGTCGACTGTCTTGCTGCTACTGCTACCATTGAGCAAGACGGCAGCCGTGTAGCGTCAATTGTTCTCAATCCTGAAACGAATCGCCTTCACGTTGAGGAAGGAATGAAGAGACACGACGTCGTAGCGTTTGGTCGCTTCAAAGACCAGATCAACGAGACCGG ATGGGCTTTTCTAGAAATAGAGACCAACAAATCATACACCGACGAGATACAGGCTTACGCTGCGGGAGTTCTGGAGGCTAATCTAACGAGAGATCTCATCGAGAAGCAATGGATCAACATGTACGCTCATTACTGCGACAATCAATGGGAGTTCTGCGCGAGGCTCAAGACATTCCTCGAACACAATCTCCTCTACACCGGTCAACAAGCACTCAAGCTCGGGTCGACTGATCCCTACTGGCATCAG GTCCATATGCAGATGAAACAACTGCGGGGTCTCAGTGACGAATTCGAGAACGAAGAACTAAATTTTTCGAACGAATACACGAACGGCACGAGAGTTCT ATTCTTCAACATTGAAGGCGACTTACTTGATTTAGAGCAAGCCCTAGGGAGAAAGGAAAGCGCTTACGACGTTCGCGCCACGACTCCTTGTACGGCTCTCATCAAAGTGCTCAATGACAGTCGAGACATCTACTTTTCACACGACGCATGGTTTCTCTACCGAAGTATGTTGAGGATACAGAAGAAATATTCTATCGCTCTGCATACTACGAAACATTCCA gcgaCGTAGTTCCTGGCCATGTAGTCGCCATGTCCTCTTACCCTGGAAAGCTGGTATCCTTGGATGACTTCTACTTAACGTCAACCGGCCTT GCAGTAACAGAGACGACGATCGACAACGACAACCCTGCGTTGTGGGAGTTTCTGAACCCCAACGCAAGCGTTCTGACATGGGTTCGCGGCGCAGTCGCCAACCGCTTGGCATCAACTGGACATGAATGGGTATCCATATTCAAGAGAGAGAACAGCGGAAC ATACAACAACCAATGGTCAATATTGGATTACAAACTATTCACGCCAAACCAGCCAATCCGGGACAACACCTTATGGGTCTTGGAGCAAATGCC GTCAGTCATCGAAGCCGCTGATCTCAGCCACGTCCTACGCAAGCAGGGGTACTGGCCGAGCTACAATGTAGC GTATTTTAAACATATATTCAACATTAGCGGACAGCCTGCCTTAGTCGCTAAGTACGGCGCTTACTACTCATACGCTGGAGCCCCACGAGCACGCATAATCCGAAGGGACCACGGCACTGTGCACGACATGGACAGCATGATGAGACTGATGAG gtacaATGACTACAAGCACGACCCTGTATCCGCCTGCAACTGCACGCCGCCATACAATCCCGTGTACGCCATGTCCTCCCGTTACGACCTTCTAGACCCCGAAGGAACGTACGACGTCCCTCGGATGAATCGAAGAGCTGTAGGAGGGATCGACATGAAG CTCACCAACTCCAGCTTGTTCAAATCCTCGGAATTCATCGCCATCAGTGGACCGACGCACGAATCCGTGCCCGCATTCCAATGGAGCACTAGCGGGTTCCAGGAAGAGCACGTGGGGCATCCAGACTTGTGGACTTTTGGCCCCGTGCTGCACCACTGGTGGACACGGGCATGA